A single region of the Lates calcarifer isolate ASB-BC8 linkage group LG16_LG22, TLL_Latcal_v3, whole genome shotgun sequence genome encodes:
- the LOC108897275 gene encoding LOW QUALITY PROTEIN: multiple inositol polyphosphate phosphatase 1-like (The sequence of the model RefSeq protein was modified relative to this genomic sequence to represent the inferred CDS: deleted 3 bases in 3 codons), producing MVNESFWVDHDDFSLEIHNLSYSFIILCCLRIYVTLEDDPEIPAIVKYFNTKGRYEEVNPFLIEDILAVNRSILQFPAAQCQEIHLTAIIRHGTRYPTSKNIKEMQQLYNIVLHNASGEESWLREIQTQWTMWYTEDMDGRLVQKGVNDLKHLAVRLSKLFPSLISEEKLRGGLIQFITSSKHRCINSTLAFKSGLQKLWDIKDQEFDHTVNDALMRFFDKCTRFVQKVNNNPSAVIEVDNFKQGPEMRRVQEKISNRLRVPYSLITHDMAEAAFYLCAYEFAIKTVHSPWCRLFDEVDAQVMEYASDLREFWKRGYGHDINRKASCILFHDVFSRLHKAASENKSGQQVTKPVTAQVGHADTLLPLLTLLGFFKDSQALNSTNYAAQTNRTFRTSHMLPYAANLILVLYDCGGGDLRLQPLLNEKPVTFPGLVTSRSSMPLYQNVREHYGELLQGCDFENECQLFKHPEEV from the exons ATGGTTAACG AATCCTTTTGGGTGGATCATGATGACTTTTCTTTGGAAATTCACAATCTCTCTTATTCCTTTATCATCTTGTGCTGTTTACGCATTTATGTGACACTTGAGGATGATCCAGAAATACCAGCCATCGTCAAATATTTCAACACAAAAGGGAGGTATGAGGAAGTGAATCCGTTCCTCATAGAGGACATACTTGCTGTGAACAGATCTATTTTACAATTTCCAGCTGCACAATGTCAAGAAATACATCTGACCGCAATAATAAGACATGGCACAAGATACCCGACAAGCAAAAACATCAAGGAgatgcagcagctctacaacatcgTCCTGCATAATGCCTCAGGTGAAGAGAGCTGGCTGCGTGAAATCCAGACCCAGTGGACAATGTGGTACACTGAGGACATGGATGGCCGACTCGTCCAGAAAGGTGTGAACGATCTGAAGCATCTGGCCGTCAGGCTGTCAAAGCTGTTCCCCTCACTGATTTCAGAAGAGAAACTTCGAGGTGGACTCATCCAGTTCATAACCAGCTCAAAGCACAGGTGTATCAACAGCACGTTGGCCTTTAAGTCAGGATTG CAGAAGCTGTGGGATATTAAAG ATCAGGAATTTGACCACACAGTGAATGATGCTCTGATGAGATTTTTTGACAAGTGCACCAGGTTTGTGCAGAAAGTCAATAACAACCCCTCAGCAGTGATAGAGGTCGACAACTTCAAGCAGGGACCGGAGATGAGGAGGGTCCAGGAGAAGATCTCAAACCGTCTTAGAGTCCCATACAGCCTCATCACACACG ATATGGCTGAAGCTGCATTTTACTTGTGTGCTTATGAATTTGCCATCAAGACGGTGCACTCCCCCTGGTGTCGACTCTTCGATGAGGTTGATGCACAG GTTATGGAGTATGCAAGTGACCTGAGGGAATTCTGGAAAAGAGGCTATGGTCATGATATTAACAGAAAGGCAAGCTGCATTCTCTTTCACGATGTGTTTAGCCGATTACACAAGGCTGCCAGCGAGAACAA ATCTGGCCAGCAGGTGACCAAACCCGTGACAGCCCAGGTCGGTCATGCAGACACCCTCCTGCCACTGCTTACCCTGCTGGGCTTCTTCAAGGATAGCCAAGCCTTGAATTCCACCAACTACGCCGCACAGACCAACCGAACCTTCCGAACCAGCCACATGTTGCCCTATGCAGCTAATTTAATCCTGGTGCTGTACGACTGTGGGGGAGGCGACCTGAGACTGCAGCCGCTGCTCAACGAGAAGCCTGTGACTTTCCCAGGTTTA GTGACCAGCAGGTCCTCCATGCCGCTCTATCAAAACGTCAGAGAGCACTAT GGGGAACTGCTCCAAGGTTGTGACTTTGAGAATGAGTGTCAGCTGTTCAAGCATCCTGAAGAGGTTTAG
- the LOC108897293 gene encoding multiple inositol polyphosphate phosphatase 1, with amino-acid sequence MPIILWKIVALHLTTITTFSYCFRNDVTSDDNLQIPAIAKYFSTKGRYEEVNPYLIEDILAVNRSILQPPSAQCREIHLTAIIRHGTRYPTTKNVKKMLKLYDLVKTSASGKQNWLHEIQTQWTMWYTEDMDGRLVQKGVSDHKHLAVRLSKLFPSLISEQKLRSGLIQFITSSKHRCINSTISFKAGLTELWDIKDQEFDHAVNDALMRFFDKCTRFVQEVDNNPSALTEVDKFKQGPEMKRVQEKIADRLRVPYNTITDDMAEAAFYLCAYEFAIKTVNSPWCQLFDEVDAQVMEYANDLKQFWKRAYGYDINSKSSCILFHDVFSRLDKAANEKTSGQQVTEAVTVQVGHAETLLPLLTLLGFFKDTQALNSTNYAAQTNRTFRTSHMLPYAANLILVLYDCGGGDLRLQPLLNEKPVTFPGLGDQQASMPLYQNVREHYRELLQGCDFENECQLFKHPEEV; translated from the exons ATGCCGATCATATTATGGAAAATCGTTGCTCTTCATCTCACGACCATAACTACCTTCTCATACTGTTTTCGTAACGATGTGACTTCCGACGATAATCTACAAATACCAGCGATCGCTAAATATTTCAGCACAAAAGGGAGGTATGAGGAAGTGAACCCGTACCTCATAGAGGACATACTCGCTGTAAACAGATCGATTTTACAGCCCCCGTCTGCGCAATGTCGCGAAATCCATCTGACTGCAATAATAAGACACGGCACAAGATACCCGACGACCAAAAACGTCAAGAAGATGCTGAAGCTTTACGACCTCGTCAAGACCAGCGCCTCCGGCAAACAGAACTGGCTGCACGAAATCCAGACCCAGTGGACGATGTGGTACACTGAGGACATGGATGGCCGACTCGTCCAGAAAGGAGTGAGTGATCACAAGCATCTGGCCGTCAGGCTGTCAAAGCTGTTCCCCTCACTGATTTCAGAGCAGAAGCTTCGAAGTGGACTCATCCAGTTCATAACCAGCTCAAAGCACAGGTGTATCAACAGCACAATATCCTTTAAGGCAGGACTGACAGAGTTATGGGATATTAAAG ATCAGGAGTTTGACCACGCAGTGAACGATGCCCTGATGAGGTTTTTCGACAAGTGCACCAGGTTTGTGCAGGAAGTTGATAACAACCCCTCAGCTTTGACAGAAGTGGACAAGTTCAAGCAGGGACCAGAGATGAAGAGGGTCCAGGAGAAGATCGCAGACCGTCTTAGAGTCCCATACAATACCATCACAGATG ACATGGCTGAGGCTGCCTTTTATTTGTGTGCCTATGAGTTTGCCATAAAGACCGTGAACTCCCCCTGGTGTCAGCTCTTCGATGAGGTCGATGCTCAG GTTATGGAGTATGCAAATGACCTGAAACAATTCTGGAAAAGAGCCTATGGTTACGATATTAACAGTAAGTCAAGCTGCATTCTCTTCCATGATGTCTTCAGTCGTCTGGACAAAGCAGCCAACGAAAAGAC ATCTGGCCAGCAGGTGACTGAAGCTGTGACAGTCCAGGTCGGTCATGCAGAGACCCTCCTGCCACTGCTTACCCTGCTGGGCTTCTTCAAGGATACCCAAGCCTTGAATTCCACCAACTACGCCGCACAGACCAACCGAACCTTCCGAACCAGCCACATGTTGCCCTATGCAGCTAATTTAATCCTGGTGCTGTACGACTGTGGGGGAGGCGACCTGAGACTGCAGCCGCTGCTCAACGAGAAGCCTGTGACTTTCCCAGGTTTAGGTGACCAGCAGGCCTCCATGCCGCTCTATCAAAACGTCAGAGAGCACTATCGGGAACTGCTCCAAGGTTGTGACTTTGAGAATGAGTGTCAGCTGTTCAAGCATCCTGAAGAGGTTTAG
- the LOC108897291 gene encoding bifunctional 3'-phosphoadenosine 5'-phosphosulfate synthase 2, with protein sequence MSGVKKLRTDLNRSTNVVYQAHHVSRSKRGQVVGTRGGFRGCTIWLTGLSGAGKTTISFALEEYLVSHAIPCYSLDGDNIRHGLNKNLGFSAEDREENIRRVAEVAKLFADAGLVCITSFISPFAKDRVEARKIHASAGLPFFEVFIHAPLEVCESRDVKGLYKKARAGEIKGFTGIDSDYERPEAPELVLKTGELTVNECLHQVLELLRDQNIVPGEIMEEVNELFVPENKLNLAVADANTLPTISITKLDLQWVQVLAEGWASPLKGFMREREFLQVLHFGNLLDGGAINLSVPIVLPVSTETKQELDGCAAIALEYQGSRVAILRNPEFYVHRKEERCARQWGTTCPQHPYIKMVMEGGDWLVGGDLEVLERIKWNDGLDQYRLTPQELKQRFKDMKADAIFAFQLRNPVHNGHALLMQDTKRRLLERGYKNPVLLLHPLGGWTKDDDVPLDWRMRQHAAVLEEGILDPANTIVAIFPSPMMYAGPTEVQWHCRARMIAGANFYIVGRDPAGMPHPETKQDLYEPTHGGKVLTMAPGLTSVEIIPFRVAAYNKTKKAMDFYDKERHAEFEFISGTKMRNLARCGENPPDGFMAPKAWKVLVEYYMSLKKDE encoded by the exons ATGTCCGGAGTGAAAAAGCTTCGTACG GATCTCAACAGGTCAACCAATGTGGTGTACCAGGCCCACCATGTCAGCCGGAGCAAGAGAGGGCAGGTCGTGGGCACAAGAGGAGGCTTCAGAGGCTGTACCATCTGGCTCACTG GTTTGTCTGGCGCCGGGAAGACTACCATCAGTTTTGCCCTGGAGGAGTACCTTGTGTCTCATGCTATCCCTTGCTACTCGCTGGATGGAGACAACATCCGCCACGGCCTGAACAAGAACCTGGGCTTCTCTGCCGAAGACCGCGAGGAAAACATCCGTCGTGTCGCTGAGGTGGCCAAACTGTTCGCCGACGCTGGGCTCGTTTGCATCACCAGCTTTATCTCGCCTTTTGCCAAG GATCGTGTCGAGGCGAGAAAAATCCATGCGAGTGCTGGCCTACCGTTTTTCGAGGTGTTCATCCATGCCCCTCTTGAAGTGTGTGAGAGCAGGGACGTAAAAGGACTTTACAAGAAGGCTCGTGCTGGAGAGATTAAAG GTTTCACTGGGATTGATTCAGATTACGAGCGTCCTGAGGCGCCGGAACTTGTACTGAAAACTGGAGAGCTCACAGTGAACGAATGCCTCCACCAAGTGCTGGAGCTGCTCAGGGACCAG AATATTGTACCAGGGGAGATCATGGAGGAGGTGAATGAACTCTTTGTTCCGGAGAACAAGCTGAATCTTGCTGTGGCTGACGCAAACACGCTTCCCACCATCAGCATCACCAAG TTGGATCTACAGTGGGTGCAGGTTTTGGCAGAGGGCTGGGCCAGTCCCCTGAAGGGCttcatgagagagagagagttcctCCAGGTCTTACACTTTGGCAACCTGCTGGATG GTGGGGCCATCAACCTGTCTGTTCCCATCGTGTTGCCTGTCAGCACTGAGACCAAGCAGGAGCTGGACGGCTGCGCGGCTATAGCTCTGGAGTACCAGGGCTCACGAGTGGCTATTCTCAGGAACCCGGAGTTCTACGTACACCGCAAGGAGGAGCGCTGTGCCAGACAGTGGGGCACCACTTGTCCTCAGCACCCTTACATTAAG ATGGTCATGGAGGGAGGTGATTGGCTGGTGGGTGGTGACCTGGAGGTGCTGGAGCGAATCAAATGGAACGATGGACTTGACCAGTACCGCCTCACCCCACAGGAGCTCAAGCAGAGGTTCAAAGACATGAAAGCAG ATGCCATATTTGCATTCCAGCTGCGCAACCCAGTTCACAACGGTCACGCCCTGCTGATGCAGGACACCAAGCGCCGCCTGCTGGAGCGAGGCTACAAGAACCCAGTCCTCCTACTGCACCCGCTTGGCGGCTGGACCAAAGATGACGACGTGCCCCTGGACTGGCGGATGAGGCAGCACGCTGCTGTCTTGGAGGAGGGCATCCTGGACCCAGCCAACACCATTGTTGCCATCTTCCCCTCACCTATGATGTACGCTGGCCCCACAGAG GTGCAGTGGCACTGTAGAGCCAGAATGATCGCCGGAGCAAACTTTTACATTGTTGGCCGGGATCCTGCAGGCATGCCTCACCCAGAGACTAAACAGGACCTGTATGAACCCACCCATGGAGGCAAGGTCCTCACCATGGCGCCAGGCCTCACCTCTGTGGAGATCATCCCCTTCAGGGTAGCTGCCTACAACAAGACCAAGAAGGCTATGGACTTCTATGACAAAGAGCG acATGCTGAGTTTGAGTTCATCTCTGGAACCAAGATGAGGAACTTGGCTCGGTGCGGAGAGAACCCTCCCGACGGTTTCATGGCTCCTAAGGCCTGGAAAGTGTTGGTCGAATACTACATGTCTCTCAAAAAGGACGAGTAa